One genomic window of Polyangium aurulentum includes the following:
- a CDS encoding DUF721 domain-containing protein: MSKRGSSGFEPLGAVLRRATTIAVPKNAVPGAPVSARDWEAAVGSRIAARARPVKLERGILYVRTASSTWAQELSLLSNPILEQLRARGVEVEALRFRVGPVEAPERPPTRDEVRTSPPSAPLPPPLAAEIARVPDDELRQVIARAASKNLGWQRVREGKKSPARPAPAPAPEPPPPLAKTRQAGGRAPRSVAAENDLPARAEGRSSAGPRRSRGRA; the protein is encoded by the coding sequence ATGAGCAAGCGCGGGTCGTCGGGGTTCGAGCCGCTCGGCGCGGTGTTACGGCGCGCGACGACGATCGCGGTCCCGAAGAACGCCGTGCCCGGAGCGCCCGTGAGCGCGCGTGACTGGGAGGCGGCCGTGGGGTCGCGCATCGCGGCGCGCGCGCGGCCGGTCAAGCTCGAGCGCGGCATCCTCTACGTACGCACGGCCAGCTCGACCTGGGCGCAGGAGCTGTCGTTGCTCTCGAACCCCATCCTCGAGCAGCTCCGCGCGCGCGGCGTCGAGGTCGAGGCGCTGCGCTTCCGCGTCGGCCCCGTCGAGGCTCCCGAGCGTCCGCCCACGCGTGACGAGGTGCGCACGTCACCCCCGTCCGCGCCGCTGCCTCCGCCGCTCGCCGCCGAGATAGCGCGCGTGCCCGACGACGAGCTGCGGCAGGTCATCGCGCGCGCCGCCTCGAAGAACCTCGGCTGGCAGCGCGTGCGCGAGGGCAAGAAGAGCCCGGCGCGGCCCGCACCCGCGCCCGCGCCCGAGCCGCCGCCGCCGCTCGCTAAGACCCGCCAAGCAGGCGGTCGAGCCCCTCGATCCGTTGCAGCAGAAAACGATCTGCCGGCCCGAGCTGAGGGGCGATCTTCCGCAGGTCCTCGACGTAGCCGCGGAAGAGCTTGA